GAGGAGACGCTGCGCCGCGGGCTCGAGCTGCTTCAGGGCATCGAGAACATCATCCACCCGCGTGTCAGCGAGACCACCCGGCAGAGCCTGCGCGCGTACGCCGTCCACGTCCGGAACCTGGCTGGTGATCCCGACCCCGCCCGGGCAGTGGCGATCTACCGGGCCCTGCAGGACGCCAGCGGTGGCGAACCCGGGGCGCTACCGCTGGACGCGGTCGCCTGGCTCTGGCCTGTCCTCGACACCACCTCTCCCGATGGGTCGGCCGTCGACGCCGAGATCGAGGTCGTGCTGGGCAATCGGGTGACCGAGACGCCGTCGGCGGCCACGTTCACGACCGGATACGGCGAGGACGGCTATCTGGTCCTCGGCTCGGACCGTCGGACAGACGGCATCATCCTCGACGCCCTCTTGGATCGGCGGCCGGACAGCGACCTCATCGTCAAGGTCGTGAATGGTCTGCTCGCGAATCAACGCCAGGGCCGGTGGACCAACGTCCAAGAGAACGCCTTCATCCTGCTGGCCGTCAAGCGCTACTTCGACACCTTCGAGGCGACGCCCCCGGACTTCGTGGCCCGGGTGTGGTTGGGTGACCTGTACGCGGCAGAGCACACCTTCGAAGGCCGTTCAACGGACTCATCGCTGACCGTGATACCGACCTCGGAACTGCTCGCCGCCGCAGATGATCCCGGCCTGGTCATCCAACAGGACGGCGAGGGCCGGCTGTACTACCGGCTCGGGCTGCAGACCGCGCCGGCCAGCCTGCAGGTCGACGCCCGCGACGAGGGGTTCGTCGTCCAGCGGGTCTACGAACCGGTCGGTGATCCCGAGGACGTCATCCGGGACGACGACGGCATCTGGCGGATCCGGGCGGGTGCCCAGGTACGGGTCCGGGTGAGCCTGGTGGCCGACAGCCGGCGCGTGAACATGGCACTGGTCGATCCGCTCCCCGCCGGGCTGGAGCCGGTCAACCCCGCCCTGGCGGCCTCCCCCGCCCCTCCGCCCGAGCCCGATGAGCCAGAAGCAGCGACCGAGGGCCCCGTGGCGAGCACGATCGACGTGACGTTCATCGGCCCGTGGTTCGAGCATCAGAACCTGCGGGACGACCGCGCCGAGGCCTTCAGCGGCCTGCTCCAGGGCGGCACCTACGAGTACACCTACATCGCCCGGGCGACGACACCCGGCACCTTCGTCGTGCCGCCTACAGTGGCCGAGGAGATCTACACCCCCGAGGTCTTCGGCCGCACCGCCACCGACACCGTCGTGATCGACTGACTCGCCAACCGCGGGGGACCCGCCTCGGTCACTCCCCGGTCCGTCGAGCCATGGCGCCGACGGTGCGGGCCATGATCGCCAGGTCGTGCCAGGGCCGCCAGTCGTCGATGTAGGCCAGGTCCTTCTCGACCCAGGACTCGAACGTGGACTCGGCCCGGCCTTCGACCTGCCACAGACCCGTGATGCCCGGCTTGACCGACAGCCGACGACGCTGCGCCGGGTTGTACAGGTCCACCTCTCGCCGAAGCGCTGGTCGCGGTCCGACGATCGACATGTCACCACGCAGGACGTTCAGGAACTGCGGGACCTCATCCAGGCTGGTCCGCCGCAGTACCCGACCGAAGCGGGTGATCCTCGGGTCATTGGTCGCCTTGAACGTGATGCCGTCCCGGGTGTTCAGGTGCTGCACCTCGGCCAGGCGCTCCTCGGCATCGACGGTCATCGTCCGCAGCTTGAGCATCCGGAAGACCCGGCCGTTCAGGCCGATCCGGTCCTGGCTGAAGAAGACCGGGCCCCGGTCGGTGAACCTGGCGACGGCCGCGGCGACGAGGATCACCGGGCTGAAGACGAGCAGACCGGCAAGCGCCCCGACGACGTCGAAGGTGCGCTTGAACCCGTTCTGGATGACGTCGTCGGGGGTGCTGACGAACGCCAGTTGCGGCACCCCGCCCAGCTTGTCGACCCGGCTCCGCGAGCGAAGCTGCTCGGCCATCCAGAGCGGGATGCGGACCTTCTTGCCCTGCTCCTCGGCGGTCTGCGCCACATGGCGGATCAGCGGCCACTGCTCGAACGGCAGACAGATCACCACCTCGTCGATGACCCGCTGCGTCAGAACGGCATCGATGTCGCCGATGCCACCCAGGCGCGGCTGCTCGGGCAGCGACGCATCACCACCCAGGAAACCGATCGGTTGCAGGCCGAGTTCAGGCTGCCCGGTGACCGTCGCGAGGAACCGCTGCGCGCCGATGCCATCGCCGACGACCAGCAGCCGACTGACGGCGCCACGCCGCGGCTCACGCGAACGACCAGCCAGGATCGTGGCCACCCTCCGACTGCAGACCAGCCACAGCAGCACCACCCCGGCAACTGCCAGCAGGTGGAGGCGACGGATGGCGGTCGCCTCGAAGGCAGCGATCAGCGTGAGGATGGCCCCGAGCACCACGACGGTACCGAGCACGGACCGGGCGACCAGCTGCCGGAGCCGCCGCGATGTCACGATGCGGTACAGACCGAACTGCGACCAGACCGGGGGAACGGCTGCGAGCAGGAGGAGCAGTGAGGCCGAGGGCGCCACACGTCCGTCGCCGACCATGAACATCGGACCCGCCACGCGGGCCAGGACGAGGAACACCGAGACGAGCACGGTCAGGTCCAGGCAGACCATGACCAGCTTGGCCCAGATCAGTTGATCCCGGCCCAGTCCATCACGTGTGCTGTCCGGCTGGCCGGCGTGCACCATGGGAGCATCCGCGGCCTCGGGTTCGGCGTGGCTGAGGTCGATGACCCGATCAGAGTGAACGGTTGGCTGGCTCACGATGCCCCCTCGGAACGGCGGGTACAGGGCTACGAGCGTGCGCTGCACGGTAGCGGCCGTTCGTTACCGCAGTGTGATCGATCAGCCACTGTCCGATGACGTGGTCATCTGGATTGCTATGGCGGACGTCGCGGGGGCCTCAGTTCCTGACGAAGTGCGTGTGCCGCCGGGTGCCACCGTCGTCCGCGCTGTCGGGTGGCGTCTGCTCGCCGGGTGTCTCGATGTCGACCGCGCCCGTCTGCGGCAGCTCGTCCTGCCGTCCGGACGTCCCGTCGACACCCCCGGGTGCGGGCACGGTCGAGTCGGTGACCGGATCACCTTCCGGCAGCGCCGGCGGGACCGGTCCGTCAGGGCTTTCCCCGCCACTTGACCGGTCGGAGAACCCCAGAACCCGGTCCAGTTCGGCCTGCCACGCCGCCGGGACGTGTGAGTCGATGGTCACCGTGGCCGTGGGATCGATGCGGTCAGGGTCGGCCGGACCGACGAACTCGCAGCCGTAGAGGTCAACGACCGCGTCGGCGCCAGCGTTCAGGTGGACGGACTCACCGATCCCGCCCCGCTTCACCGGATCGACGCTGTCGCAGCCGACGATGGTGGCGCTGGCCCAGATCCGGTAGTTGCGCTTGTTGTCCGCGGCGTACGGCGCGATCAGCAGCGTCTCCTCGGACTTCAGGTCGTACCCACCATCGGTGCTGCCCGTGGCGGACGTCGCCTCGAAGGTGATCCGGTAGGTCCCCCGTTCGGTGGCGAACCCGTCGCCGTTCCAGTACTCGTTCTGGGTGTCGTGGCTGTTGTGCATCCCGACCCGTCGCAGGACGACCTCATGGACCGAGTCGATCAGGTGCACCCCCATGGCGAAGTTGTCTCCGTCCTGCCGCTGCGAGTCACCAACCACGTCCTCGACGAGCACGTCGTGGCTGTTGTAGGCCAGACGGATCACGTTCTTGCTGAACCCGGCCACCCGGACCTCGGTGATGCTCGAGTTGGTCAACGAGGCGGAGGGTTCCGAGCCCGAGAGGTGCGTCGTCAGGAAACGCCGGATGTTGGTGGCGGACATGTCGCGCAGGTGCAGGTTGTCGACGTCTCCCATGATCCGGAAGGCCGTTCCGACATCGGCGAACGAGAGGTTCTCGACGTGCAGGTTGTCGGCCCCGGAGCTGAGCCGGAAGATCTCACCACCATGCTTGCCGTCGGGCGTCCAGGGGTTGGAGCGGGTGGACTGGATGAGCGGCGTCGCCGGGGAGCCGTCCGCGGCGCCTCCCCGGATCGTGATCGGTGCCTCCGGCGTACCACCACGCCAGATCGTTGCGGAGGACTGGTCCAGGTACGGCCCGCGATCCGCCAGGATCACGATCTCATCGCCCGGGCTGGCCGCCTTGATGACCCGGTTGATGCGGGTGAGGGACTGCGCGTCATCCGGGCTCGAGCCGCTGGCGTCCCCACTGGCGGAGGGTGCGATGTACCAGGTCGTGGGGGAGGGTTGAGCCGCCGCGGGCATGGCGAGGAGCGCCAGCAGCAGCGTGGGGGCGAGGAGTCCCCCCATGAGGCGACGGAGCACAACGACTGAAGACACGGATCTCGACAATCTGTAGCGAAGGGTTGCACAGAGTGACTCGACTGGTCGTCGTCGAAGCTTGAGCCGTTATTGGCCGATCTCGTGGGACCCGGGCCGACGGCGCTCAGGCTGGCCGGGTTACTCGCTGGACGTGTGGCTCTGCTGTGACCGGAAGGCGGCCAGCCAGTCGACGAAGTGGCTCATGCCCTCCTCCAACTCCGTATCTGGTCGGAAGCCGGTCACCTGGATGAGTTCGTCGGTCCGGGCCCGCGTGATCGGCACGTCGCCATCGGCGGCGGGCTGGTAGTTGATGACGGCCTTGGTGCCGATCAGGTGTTCGAGCAACTCGATGAGCTCGCGGATGGTGGCCTGGCCACCGTGGCCGATGTTGAACAGGCGAAAGGGTCCCGGCGCCGTGGCGGGATCGGGGTCCTCGGCTGTCCACGCCTGGTTGGGGCCGGTCGGGTTGCCGGCCACCCGGACCACACCCTCGACGATGTCATCGACGTAGGTGAAGTCGCGGACCACCGACCCGTCGCCGTACAGCGTCAGAGGCCGGCCTGACATGATCGCGCTGGCGAAGGCGTAGTAGGCCATGTCGGGGCGCCCCCAGGGGCCGTAGACGGTGAAGAACCGCAGGCCCGTGGTGGGCAACTGGAACAGGTGGCTGTAGCTGTGAGCCATCAGCTCGTTGGAGCGCTTGGTCGCCGCGTACAGGCTGACCGGGTGGTCGGCCGGGTCGTGGACATCGAAGGGCAGCCGCCCGGTCGTGCCGTAGACGCTCGAGGAGGAGGCGTAGACCAGGTGCTCGACATCGCCTCGCCGCGCGACCTCCAGCACCGTGGCGAAGCCGGTGAGGTTGGAGTGCACGTAGGCAGCGGGGTTGTGCAGGGAGTACCGCACGCCGGCCTGGGCCGCCATGTGGATGATCACCCGGGGACGACGCTGGGCCGCCAGCAGCCCCATCGCCTCGGCGTTGGCGCAGTCCATCCGGTGGAAGGAGAAGTTGGGATCCTGCTGCAGCTTCGCCAGGCGGCCCTGTTTCAGCGCCGGGTCGTAGTAGGTGTTCAGCGCGTCGACCCCGATGACCTCGATGCCCTCGGCCAGCAGGCGCTGGGCCAGGTGGAAGCCGATGAAGCCGGCAGCTCCGGTCACCAACCATGGTCCAGGTGAGATCCGGTTGCGCCACCCCTGGGGGTCAACCGACGATGTGTGTTCCATGATCAGCCCTGTTCGACGTCATCACTGTGCGGTTGCCGTACGGTAGGCCCTCAGTGCTGCTGCGCCGCACGATCACCCGTGTCCGCCGGTCCACCATCCTCGACCGTCCGGACGTCCGACGGACGGGCCTGTTGGCCGGGAGTGCGCGCAGCGGGACCACGTGGGTGGCTGGCCTGCTCAATGCGGAGAACGCTTATCGGGACATGTTCGAGCCCTTCCACCCGGGGAAGGTCGACCGGATCTCACACTTCGCGTTTCGTCAGTACCTTCGTGCTGACGAGATGAGGCCGCGCTTCACCGAGCCGATCATGTCCATCCTCGCGGGCGACATCCGGCATCCCTGGGTCGACAAGCACAACGAGCGTCTGTGGGTCAGGTATCGACTGATCAAGGAGATCCGCGCCAACCTGTTCCTCGGGTTCATCCGGGCGGCAGTCGCGAACCTGCCGATCGTCCTGTTGCTGCGCCACCCGGTTGCCGTGGCGGCGTCACGGGCGGAGCTGGGCTGGAGCGTGGACCTCCGCTCCTTCCTCGCCCAGTCGGACCTGGTCGAGGATCACCTGGCCCCGTTCGTCGACGTGATCAGCTCCACCAGCGACCCATTCCTGCAGCACGTGGTCCTGTGGTGCATCGAGAACCGGGTGGCGCTGCGCGACCTCGGTGCCGCGTCGCCGGCACGCACCCACGTCTGCTACTACGAGCACTTCTGCGCCGACCCCGTCGCCGAGACGACGGCGGTGCTCGAGCTGTTCGCCCGCGCCGGGCTGGTCCCACCGAGCGCGGAGCACACGGCGTCGGTCAGGCAGGTTGCGGATCGCCCCTCACCCCTCGCCAAGGCACACAGCGCGGTCAACACGGGGGACGACCGCATCCGCGGCTGGCGAAGCCGGGTGTCTGTCGAGCAGGTGCGGCTCGCCCTGGACCTGGTCACGGCGTTCGGGCTGGACGGGATCTACTCGGACGACGTGCTGCCGCACCAGTCGTCAGGCGGGTGTCCGACCATCCACTGAGACGTCCCCAGGTGCGCGGTGCAGCACGAACGCGCCCTTCTCCAGTTCGAGGTAGGTCGAGCTGAGCTCGGGGTGGACCTGCGTCCACCGGGTCACCATCTCAGCCTCGTCCGGCCGTGCGCCGTCATCGGCCACGATCGTCACCGAGGACGACAGGTGGTCCCACAGCAGCGGGACGGCGGGGAAGCGAGCCAGCGGCTGGATCGTTCCGGGCGGCCCGTCGATCACGAGCAGGTCGATCGGGTGGTCCAGCTCCACCTGCTCGAGGTCGTACCAGCGCCATGTCTCGCCGTCGATCTCGTACGCCCGCAGGGGCGCGTCGATCACGCTGGCAACGTCCTCCAGCCCGTGGGCTCGGACCTGGCGGCGTGTCTCCTCAGCCCACTCCGGGCTGCTCTCCAGGGAGACGACACGGCCGTGCCCGCGCTGCTGCAACGCGTAGCCGATCGCCACCGTCGAGGTGCCACTGCTGGCTTCCACGACCAGCGTCGGTTCGCGCCGCTTGACCTGATCGACCAGGACGGTGAGCAGGTCGGCTGATGCCGCCCAGCCACCGAGCGGCAGGAGTGGCGCCCGCGGTGAGAGCAGCGCGTACAGCGCGCCGAGTGCCTCGGTCTGCTTGCTGGCGTTCAGCTGGGCTGCCATGGCCTCGACCGCGTGACTGCGCAGACGTCGGTAGACCTCCAGCGCCACCATGATGATCGCGGTCGTCGCAGCGCCGAGGCCGGTGGCGATGCCGACCGGAACCGAGATCGCCGTCCCGATGCCGGTCAGGGCCGCGACGATGACACCGACCACCAGCGCCGATCGCAGGTCATCGTTGCGGGTGTTCGTGCTCATGTCCGCAGTCCCGCTGGTGGTCCGGCGTTGTGCAAGCTCATCAGTTCCTCGGCAGCGCGGTCGAAGTCCCCTTCCGCACCGACGAAGTCCCAGAGCCTGCGCAGGGCGACGGGCCCATCGTTGATGTCGATCTCCAGCGCGTGCCGCACGCCGTGCAGGAAGTGAGTGACGTTCCCCTCGATGGTCTCGACCAGGTCTCGGGCCACAGCGGGTCGCTGGTCATCCGGCCAGAACTCGTTGCGCTGCAGCACCCCGTAGGCGTAACTGTCGATCAGGGAGTTCCATCGGAATCTTCCCGTCAGCGCACGACGAATGCGCCAGCGCAGCGGCGGGACATCCGGCCGCCAGCGGTCCACGAAGCTGCGCGCGACGAGCGCGGGGTCGCGGCGCAGGTGGACGTAGGCGGCTTGGTCGCCGTAGGTGCGGTAGAGCCGACCCAGGTACCAGCTCAGCCGGTTGTCCACCTCGATGTGGTTGTCCGGGTAGTCCAGGCGGGACGGGCCCAACGTGTCCCGATGGCTCTCATGCCCAGCGGTGTAGTTGGTCATGTGCTGGCACGCTCGCGCCAGTGATGTCGAGCCGGTGCGGCCGGCTCCGAGCACGAACACTCTCATGCTGTCCTCCTTCTTCGTGAGATGCGCCAGTACGTCTGGCGTGGCAGACGGCCCACACGCAGGGCCGGCCCGGTCAGGGACGGAGCGACGTCGTCCAACGCCGTCAGACCTCGCCATCGCCGCTGCTGGGTGACAGCGGTGAGGGCATCCAGGACCGTCCGTCGGGTTGCGGGGTGCTCTGCCTCGGCCGCTGCCGCCAGCAGTTTGCGCGTCATGACGCCGCACGCTGCCGGATCCTGGCGGACGCGTGATGCGTACTTGGTCGCCACTGCGGCCAGGCCCAGGCCTCGCCGGTCGCCGGCGAAGACTCGCCTGCCGTCGGTCGTCTGGTGGATCACCGTCGTCGTGTGGTCAGTGGTGGCGACATCGGTCAGGTCGAGCAGTTGGAGCAGGTAGTCCCAGTCCTGCATTGCGGGCAGCGCCTCGTCCCAGCGAGGGGACACACCTCGGCGAACGGTCAGGGACGAGGTCACCGCAAGCCGCCAGTTGTCGAAGCGCAGGACCCGGCGGGCGTCAGCGCAGTGGTCACGCGTGACCGGTGCTTCGCGGACCCCGTCCCGCACCCGCACGGCTCCCGACACGATGGCGCCGGCATCGCCGATGGCGGCGAGATCCTGCTCGAGCTTGTCGGCGGTCCACGCATCGTCGGAGTCCAGGTACGCCACGAAGTCCTGCGTCGCGGCCGCCAAGCCGGAGTTCCGGGCGGCCGGTGCGCCGCGGCTGATCGGATGGTCGAGCCGCCGCAGGGCCGAGGTGGGCGGTAGCGGATCGTCGGCCAGGTCGTGCCCGACGGGGCCATCGCGGACGACGATGACCTCGGCCGGTGCACGGGTCTGGGCAGCGACCGAGCGGATGCAGCGATCGATGCCCTCAATCCGAGGGCCGAGGGGGATGATCACTGAGACCGGGGCGGGCGGCGGTTCCATGCGGGTCCTGGAAGATCACGTAGGCGGCAGAAGACCATACTGCCCGTGATCCGCGTGTTCGCCCAGCGGGGAGGCGACCCGATGGCCGATGTCCGGATCACTGATCCTCGTCCGTGTCGATTCCCACGGCGGTCGGGACCTCGCTCGAGTCCGTGGACCGCGAGCGCCGGAGGAGGGAGAACAGCACGCGCAGGGTGTCCCGGTCGAAGACGAACGCGACGAGGCCGTACACCACTGCGCCGGCGGCGACCAGGGTGACCAGGGCGAGGAGTCCGGGGATCTGGCCCTCCAGGGCGGTCTGCAGCGGCAGGACGGCTGCGGCCATCGCGATCATGCCGATGACCGGGACGACCACCTGGCGGAGGTAGTGGAGGGGCGAGAGCCCGGCCACGCGTCGGAGGATCAGGAACTGGACCGGCCAGAACAGCACCGAGGTGATGGCCACGGATGCGGCCACACCGACGATGCCGTACTGCACGCCGATCAGGAACCCGAGCGTGTTCACGATCAGGCGGGCGATGTTCATCGTCAGCGTCAGCCCGCCTCGTCCCTTGGCCAGCAGCAGGGCTTGGCTGAAGTAGGTGACGCTCATGACGACGCCGTTGACGACGAGGAACTGGCTGGGGACGATCGCCTCGTCCCACTGGGGCCCGAACACGGCGGGGAAGAGCGTCGGCGCGACCAGCCCGAGCCCAGCGAACAGTGGGATGCCGACCAGCGCGCTGATCCGGGTGGCTCGATACAGCGCATCACGCATGGCCGCAGCATCGTGCTGCAGTCGGGCGAAGCTCGGAAGGGACACGCCCGAGACCGACGTCAGCACGCTGTCGACCACGACCCGGTAGAAGCGGTAGGCGATCGTGTAGATGCCGAGGGCGGAGGAGCCCAGGTTCAATGAGATGATCAGGTTGTCGACGTTCTTGTTGGCCGTGCTCATCAGCCTGATGCCGGTCACCGACGCGCTGAAGCCGAGGAGGTCACGGAACTCGGACCGGCCGACCGACAGACTCGGCCGCCACTCGCTCACCCGCCACAGCATCGCGCAGCCGAGCGCCGTTCCCACGAGGAGTTGCACGGCCAACGCGTAGGGGCCGGCTCCCGCCCACGCCAGTCCGATGGCGACGATGGCCGCACCGATGGTGGAGACGATGTTGCGCACCGCCAACTCGGAGAACCGGAAGGACCGCTTGAGCAGCCCCATCTGCACGCTGGACAGCGCTGCCAAGGTCGAGTTCAGGGCCATCAGTCGGAGGATCGGCGTGGCCTGGCTGTCGCCCAGCGCCGTGGCGACGGGGCCGGCCGCGCTCGCGACCACTGCGGTCAGCAGTGCCCCCGTTGCGACCGACGCCCAGAACGCGGTGTTGAGGTGCCGGTCGGTCAGGTCAGGATGGCGGACGATCGCCGTCCCGAAGCCGAGGTCAGCGATGGCGGTGAGGACGCCGACGGCCACCGTGGCGACGGCAACGATCCCGAAGTCCTCGGGGACGAGGAGTCGGGCGAGGACGATGACGACGATGGTGGTCGCGGCCTTGCTGAGCCACTGCGCTGCGAACAGAACCAGCGCAGATCGCCCTGCCGAACGGCCGAGGGTGGCCTCGGGGAGTTCGTCGACGGGCAGTGGACTGCTGGCGCTCATCGTCCCCACACCCTGCCCCGAACCGAGGTGCCCGCACGTCGCCGACGCAGCGCCATCCGTTTGCGCGTGCGGTCGAGGTATCCCGCCAATCGTGCGCTGGCGGGCACCGGTGCCGCCGGTTCCTCGAAGCGTTGGTGGCCGATCATCGACTCCTGGACCGTCTCGAGGACGGGGAAGGGGAAGACGCTGTAGTTCGGAACGCCGTGCTCCCAGTACCGGTCCAGCTGGTCGTCGATCGGTCTGCTCACCGTGGAGAAGCGGGCCAGGAAGTGCCGCGCAGCCGGCCGTGCGATGTAGTAGGCCTGCGTGCCGAAGGCGGGGTCCAGCAACTCGATCAGCGCGGTCGACCGTGTGAGGAAGGGTCGCTGGCGTTCGACGTACCGCGGTGTGCGCTTGTAGTACAGCCGCAGGTAGGAGATGCCGTGGTCGACGGGACGGTGGTCGGCCAGTGCCCGGAGGAAGAGCCAGTCCGCGATGACGTCGTCCTCCAGGACGATGTAGGCCTGGTCCTCTCCGGCCAGCAGTTGGCGCCAGATGCCCAGGTGGCTGGAGTAGCAGCCGATCTCACCCGCGGTCAGAGACCGCCCCTTGGCTCGCCTGGCCGCACGGTCGTCGTAGGTCAGGGCCGGGTCGAGGCCGGTGTGGGCGTCGAAGAAGGACCACGGCAGCGAGCAGGTGGGGACGCTGGCTTCGAAGCGCCGCCGCCGCTCGGTGGCCGTCGGCAGACTGAGCACGACGACCTTGGTTCCCCGGTCACCGGCCGGCCGCGCGGTTTGGTCCTGCGCCACGCCGCAACGCTACTCGGAGACGGGTGAACAACAGCGGTCCGCACGCACACCACTGCACAAGGCCTGGACGAACACCAGGTCGACTCAGCCAGACCGCTCCGGTTGGATGTCGGCCCCCGGGTCGGCCAGGTGGTACTTCGCGAGGTACGCCAGGTGGGTGGCTTGCACCGCGGCCCCGACACCCGCGGTCGTCACACGCTGCCACGGCGACATCTCGACCTCGCGGGCGATCGAGCGGGTTCCTCTGACGAGCTTGCGTGCGCGGGTGCGGACGAACTCGCGCCGCCACCCGTCGCTGCCAGCTTCGAAGCGCCCCAGGGTCAGCCGGTGGGCACGGCCGCGGAAGGCCGCCCAGTCCGAGCGGGCGCGATGGAACACCACCACCTGGTCGCTGTACGTCCC
The sequence above is a segment of the Euzebya tangerina genome. Coding sequences within it:
- a CDS encoding class I SAM-dependent methyltransferase codes for the protein MSTNTRNDDLRSALVVGVIVAALTGIGTAISVPVGIATGLGAATTAIIMVALEVYRRLRSHAVEAMAAQLNASKQTEALGALYALLSPRAPLLPLGGWAASADLLTVLVDQVKRREPTLVVEASSGTSTVAIGYALQQRGHGRVVSLESSPEWAEETRRQVRAHGLEDVASVIDAPLRAYEIDGETWRWYDLEQVELDHPIDLLVIDGPPGTIQPLARFPAVPLLWDHLSSSVTIVADDGARPDEAEMVTRWTQVHPELSSTYLELEKGAFVLHRAPGDVSVDGRTPA
- a CDS encoding NAD-dependent epimerase/dehydratase family protein; the encoded protein is MEHTSSVDPQGWRNRISPGPWLVTGAAGFIGFHLAQRLLAEGIEVIGVDALNTYYDPALKQGRLAKLQQDPNFSFHRMDCANAEAMGLLAAQRRPRVIIHMAAQAGVRYSLHNPAAYVHSNLTGFATVLEVARRGDVEHLVYASSSSVYGTTGRLPFDVHDPADHPVSLYAATKRSNELMAHSYSHLFQLPTTGLRFFTVYGPWGRPDMAYYAFASAIMSGRPLTLYGDGSVVRDFTYVDDIVEGVVRVAGNPTGPNQAWTAEDPDPATAPGPFRLFNIGHGGQATIRELIELLEHLIGTKAVINYQPAADGDVPITRARTDELIQVTGFRPDTELEEGMSHFVDWLAAFRSQQSHTSSE
- a CDS encoding sugar transferase, encoding MSQPTVHSDRVIDLSHAEPEAADAPMVHAGQPDSTRDGLGRDQLIWAKLVMVCLDLTVLVSVFLVLARVAGPMFMVGDGRVAPSASLLLLLAAVPPVWSQFGLYRIVTSRRLRQLVARSVLGTVVVLGAILTLIAAFEATAIRRLHLLAVAGVVLLWLVCSRRVATILAGRSREPRRGAVSRLLVVGDGIGAQRFLATVTGQPELGLQPIGFLGGDASLPEQPRLGGIGDIDAVLTQRVIDEVVICLPFEQWPLIRHVAQTAEEQGKKVRIPLWMAEQLRSRSRVDKLGGVPQLAFVSTPDDVIQNGFKRTFDVVGALAGLLVFSPVILVAAAVARFTDRGPVFFSQDRIGLNGRVFRMLKLRTMTVDAEERLAEVQHLNTRDGITFKATNDPRITRFGRVLRRTSLDEVPQFLNVLRGDMSIVGPRPALRREVDLYNPAQRRRLSVKPGITGLWQVEGRAESTFESWVEKDLAYIDDWRPWHDLAIMARTVGAMARRTGE
- a CDS encoding lipopolysaccharide biosynthesis protein; the protein is MSASSPLPVDELPEATLGRSAGRSALVLFAAQWLSKAATTIVVIVLARLLVPEDFGIVAVATVAVGVLTAIADLGFGTAIVRHPDLTDRHLNTAFWASVATGALLTAVVASAAGPVATALGDSQATPILRLMALNSTLAALSSVQMGLLKRSFRFSELAVRNIVSTIGAAIVAIGLAWAGAGPYALAVQLLVGTALGCAMLWRVSEWRPSLSVGRSEFRDLLGFSASVTGIRLMSTANKNVDNLIISLNLGSSALGIYTIAYRFYRVVVDSVLTSVSGVSLPSFARLQHDAAAMRDALYRATRISALVGIPLFAGLGLVAPTLFPAVFGPQWDEAIVPSQFLVVNGVVMSVTYFSQALLLAKGRGGLTLTMNIARLIVNTLGFLIGVQYGIVGVAASVAITSVLFWPVQFLILRRVAGLSPLHYLRQVVVPVIGMIAMAAAVLPLQTALEGQIPGLLALVTLVAAGAVVYGLVAFVFDRDTLRVLFSLLRRSRSTDSSEVPTAVGIDTDEDQ
- a CDS encoding glycosyltransferase family 25 protein, with protein sequence MAQDQTARPAGDRGTKVVVLSLPTATERRRRFEASVPTCSLPWSFFDAHTGLDPALTYDDRAARRAKGRSLTAGEIGCYSSHLGIWRQLLAGEDQAYIVLEDDVIADWLFLRALADHRPVDHGISYLRLYYKRTPRYVERQRPFLTRSTALIELLDPAFGTQAYYIARPAARHFLARFSTVSRPIDDQLDRYWEHGVPNYSVFPFPVLETVQESMIGHQRFEEPAAPVPASARLAGYLDRTRKRMALRRRRAGTSVRGRVWGR
- a CDS encoding glycosyltransferase family 2 protein, whose protein sequence is MEPPPAPVSVIIPLGPRIEGIDRCIRSVAAQTRAPAEVIVVRDGPVGHDLADDPLPPTSALRRLDHPISRGAPAARNSGLAAATQDFVAYLDSDDAWTADKLEQDLAAIGDAGAIVSGAVRVRDGVREAPVTRDHCADARRVLRFDNWRLAVTSSLTVRRGVSPRWDEALPAMQDWDYLLQLLDLTDVATTDHTTTVIHQTTDGRRVFAGDRRGLGLAAVATKYASRVRQDPAACGVMTRKLLAAAAEAEHPATRRTVLDALTAVTQQRRWRGLTALDDVAPSLTGPALRVGRLPRQTYWRISRRRRTA